A region of the Pseudomonas silesiensis genome:
AGAACGTTGTCGTGGGTAATCATGACGCACCGGACGCTTCAGCTGTAGACGGAATGCTTCAGCACCTTCAGGCAGGCTTCGGCCGGCAGACTGACTCGCGCCGTCAGCTTATTTCTGCGCTTGCCTACCATCATCACCTCGCCTGGGTTCACCCCTTTGCCGACGGGAATGGCCGGGTTGCTCGGTTGGTCACTCATCTGCAATTAGTGAGTCTGGGGCTGAAGCCAACGCTCTGGTCATTGTCACGAGGCCTTGCAAGGCAGCATCAGAGTTACTACAGCGCTTTGACAATGGCGGACCGCCGAAGAGAGGGCGATCTGGATGGACGAGGCCAACTGTCTCAGCGACGGTATTTCGAATTCATCGAATTTATGCTGCAGGTTTGTCACGATCAGGTCGATTACATGACCGCAGCCGTGAATCCGTCCCAGCTTCGTGAGCGTGTGATACGCGCATTTCGCTACAACGAGAAACTTCAGCAACAAGGCATTCGCCCGGAAAGTGCGCCAGCAATCATTGCCCTCATCACCCAAGGAAGCCTGCCGCGCAACGAAATAAAGGCCTTCACCGGCCTCTCCTCGCGCTTGGCAATCGATGAACTTTCGCAGCTGATCAAAGTGGGTTTGGTGGAAAGTCAAACGCCTAAATCCCGGATGGTCACACCAGGTCTGCCTGCTTGGTTTGCGCAAGATATTTTTCCGGATTTACATCGACGGTTTCAATAGTCCACACAGCCCCCCCATGAAACTTCTTTTCGAAGGTGATCGCGGCAAGGCTCTCTGTGAGCATTGCCAGCGAGTTGTCACTACCACTTATATCCGCCGTAGCGTCCCGTTCAGTGACCGTCCAGGCGAAGCAAAGCAAATTTTGGTTGGGGTTTGTGAGGGGTGTGACGCTGTCGTTGCAATCCCTCCGCAATCCACTCCGGCAATCAAGGAAGCGAATACCGTACAACGGGCCTTTCCTGAACGTCGCGGTTCAGGTCGTATCGCCGGCACATAGGCGCCTCACAGACCTATAAACCTGAACAACCACAACGCCCCCATCCCAACCACCAACGTCAAAACCGTATTCCGCGTCTGCCAAGCCACCCACGCCGCAATAATAGCGGCCGGTATCTGGGGATTATTCAACACGAACGCCCCCTGCCCGTTCGGGTACACCACAGCGGGCAACACAAGCGCCGCCAGCACACTCGCCGGTACGTAAAGCAAAGCCCGGCTCAGCACCGACGGGATGCGCAACCGGCCATACAGTTCGACAAAGGACAGACGCATGGCGAAGGTGCCCACGCCGACCGCCAGGAACAGTCCCCACAAGGCTAAATCACTCATTGTGTTTCCCTCTCGACGTCCGGGGTCAGCGCAGTGCTCAGTGGGCGCTTGCGAATACTCTCGATCAACAGCCCTGCCATCACGCCACCGATGGACGCGGTGACCAGCCCGAGGTTGTAAGGCATATTGACCGCCACCACGGCGAGCAGCCCGCCGACCGTGGCGGCGCCCAGGGTCGCCGCACTACGAATGCCGGGAACCAGCAGCGCGAGAAACGAAAGCGGTATGGCGAAGCTCAATGACCAGGTCTCCGGGATGCTGGCGCCCAGGTAAATACCCGCCAATACCGACAATTGCCAGGACAGCCACATTGCAACGGCGGTGCCGGCATAGTAGTGGTGGGCGAATCGTCCCAGCTCGCCCGAGGAAAGCTTGAGACTGCACAGCGCATAGGACTGGTCGGACAGCATGTAGGACAGCGGCCACGTCCAGCGGCGGGACAAGTGGTGGAGATAAGGGGCCAGTGACGCGCTGTACATGATGAAGCGCAAGTTGATGACTAGTGCGGTGATCACGATCGCCAGCGGCACAACGCCCGTATGGAGCAGTTGCAGTGCGACCATCTGCGCGGATCCCGAGTAGAACAACAGCGTCATGCCCATGGTTGTGCCGGGTGACAGGCCCATGTTGATCGCCATGACCCCCGTCAGCAAGCCGAACGGAACGACCCCGGGAACCAATGGAATCAGCGCCCGGACGCCTTGCATGAACGCTTCCCTTCCGGTTCGGTACGGCATCTCGTCTCCTTGTTTTTGTGTTCGCGCACCGGTTCGATTAACCGTACGCTGGCCGCTCTGAAGCTGGATACAGGGTAAGCTGGGGTTATTGAACGCCATCTGCGCAGACCTTTGTCTGACCCGTGGTCCGCAGTCCAACGTACGGTAAAGTGTGGACTCGGAGCCCGATCGGCAGAACCGACTTTTTTTTCGCGAAAACAGGTAGTTTTTGTTATGGCTAAAAGCCCCCAGCCTGATCAGGCCCTGCTCTCGATGCCGTCCTTCAAGGCCATGAGATCCTTCGTGGCTGCCGCCAAGTATCGCAACTTTACCCGAGCCGCCGAGGCGCTGTGCGTTACCCAGGCGGCGATCAGCCGGCAGATTCGCGAGCTTGAACTCTATCTGGATACAGAGTTGTTCATCCGTACCGGGCGGGAAGTCAGGCTGACAGCTTCGGGCACCGCGCTGTTCGATGCTGCACAGCTCTCGCTGCTCAACATCTTTCAAGCGACCGAAAGAATCCGTCGGGAGAAAAGCGACAAGCGCACCCTGACCCTTTGCTGCTCACCCGCCTTTTCGACGCTCTGGCTATCCCACCGACTGAAAGACTTCTTCAGCGCCAATCCCGATGTCGACCTGAATGTCATCACCACTCAGCATTTTCTAGCCATGGAGCCGGGGATAAATCCGGATATCTTCGTTACCCAGACGAGTGACCTGCGCCCCGGCTATCTGCGAATTCCCTTGTTCAATGAAGTTGTCTATCCCGTGTGCACGCCCAAGTATCTGGAGGCGCATCCAGAACTGAGCACCCTGGAGGGCATGCGCAACAGCGTGCTGCTGGACCTGAACCCGTATGGCCGCTCCCAGCTGTCGGAGCAGGTCGACTGGAATGTGTGGTTCGCCTTCCACTCCCATGACCTGCAGATCCCGGCCTCGGAAAGCCCGCACTACTTCAGCAGCAACGACTACAGCCTGCTGGTGCAAATGGCGCTGGATGATCAGGGCCTCGCTTTGGGTTGGGATCATCTGGTGAGGCATCTGGTACAGCAGGGGCGCCTGGTTCGGCCGGTGACGGAGGAACTGACGCTCAGGGAGGCGGTTCAGTACTTGATGATCAATGAGAAGAAGGCAGAGGATCCGGCGTGTGGGCGCTTGAAGGACTGGCTGATTGCTCGGTTCGAGTGAGGCAGGACTTCGGCGTCGTCAAGAATCAACAGCCTGTTCGCTACCCAATTCGGCGATATCGGCCAGAAAAACGCATATTGATGGGGGTTTGTGTCGTTTCCCATGACGCGCCTGACGAACCCGGCTGCTGCGCAGAGGTCAAAGCCTGTGATGACGTCGCCAATGATCAAAGGCCGCTGGCCTGCTTCATTCAAAGGCGAAGCCAGGGGTTCACACATTTCAGGGTGCGCCGGATCATTTTCAGCAGGCTCGGATTCTGCCGAAGGGCAGGCGCTGACTGCTGCTCACGTCCAATGCTCCCGTTCGGAGTACGAAAATGACTCAGTCAATGCGCTTCTTCCTATCGATCGTCCTCGCGACAGCCTCACTGGCCTCGGCGAGCTTGCTGAACACTGCAGGCGCGGCAACCGCCGAGGATCTGGATGCCGACTCCCGGCAAGCATTGCAAACGCTGTACAAGACCACGCCCTTTGCCGAAACCATTTCGAAAAACGCCAAGGCGATACTGATCTTTCCGAAAATCATCAAGGCCGGCCTCGTGTTCGGCGGCAGCTATGGTGAAGGCACGTTGATAAAGGGCAATAAAGTAGAGGCTTATTACAACTCCGTCACCGGGTCATGGGGGCTGCAGGCAGGCGCCCAGTCGTATGGCTATGCGCTGTTCCTGATGACCGATAAGGCCGTGAACTATGTCCGCGAATCCAAGGGTTGGGAAGTCGGCGTAGGACCGACTGTGGTGGTAGTGGATGAAGGGGTGGCCAAGAACCTGTCCAGCTCGACGTTGAAGGACGATGCCTACGCGTTCATTTTCGGCCAGCAGGGGTTGATGGCCGGGGTCAGCATCGAAGGCACCAAGATTTCCTTGATCAAGCGCTGAAGCCCGTCGTCTGGCGCAGGGATGCGCCAGATGCAAAATCGCCGGGCGATTCGAAAGGTTCATGAATTGAACCTCAGTGAACCCAGTCTTCGAAAACCAGTCCTTCAACGCGGCTGAATTCGCGCACATTGTTCGTGACCAGCGTTCAAAGGTTAAACCTGCCTTCATCACTGATAACGTTCGGCCGTTCTTCCAGAAAGTCAGCATCAGCTTTGGGCTGTTCAGCCAGAGAAAGCCAGCTCGGACGTGCAGGTCGCAAAGTCTTTATGCGGCTCTATCCTGACCTGAAGATAGATCTGACCCTGACCGACGCCATTGTCGATATCCGGCATGAGCGTATTGATGTGGCGATCAGAAGCGGCGCGTTGTCCGATCCAAGCCTGGTCGCTCATAAACTCAGTGCCAACGAGCGCCTGGTGTGCGCCTCGCCGGCTTATCTCGAGGCGCATGGAGTACCTGCCGAACCGGGCGAACTCGCTGACCATCCCTGCCTGAAACTCAATTTTGAAAGCCGTTTCAACGATTGGGAATTTCGTACGTCCACCAGCAGGACGATCCCGATCGAGGGCGGTTTTACCTGCAACAGTCTCGACGCTATTCGCACGCTATGCCTGGCGGGTACGGGCATCGCTCGCTTGCCCAGGTACATGGTGAACGAGGATGTGCAGGCCGGGCGACTGATACCGCTATTGCAAGCGTTTTCATCCCCCTCCACTTCTGCCATTTACGCGCTCAGGGCGGCTGGCGACTATGTTCCGGCCAAAACCCGGGTGTTCATCGCCTTTCTTGCAGAGCGCCTCACGGCAGCTTGTTTGAATGAACACCCTTCCTCACGACAGCCTTAGCGCACCCGCCTCGTCCACCGAGGCGACGAAATCGCCCTCCTCGTTCAACACCGGCGCTGGGTCAAGACGATCTGCACAGTTCTCAATACGTTCAGGACCCAAGCGCGTGCCAGCAAAGACAACAATGTCGCCACGCCCAACGCAAACCGCGCCGGGTTTCGAGTCATCACACTATTGGAAGCCTTGATCATGACTACGCTGAATATCGAGAACGACAGAATCATCGACACCTCAAAAAAATTATCGCTGGGGGCCAGAACCACGGCGCTTGGAACCTATGGTGTGTTCTTTGCACTCGCCGTCATCTACTTCTGGTTCGGCGGCATGAAGTTCACGCACTATGAAGCTCAGGGGCTGGTGCCGCTGGTGAGCAACAGTCCGTTCCTGGGTTGGGTTTATGAGATTTTCAGTGTCGATACCTTTTCCAGTCTGCTCGGCGTCCTGGAGGTCTCGATCGGTGTGTTGATTGCCGGGTGGCTGCTGTCACCCAAGCTGTCGTTGATCGGTGGCGTGTTGTCTGCGGGATTGTTCTTCACCACCTTGAGCTTTATGTTCTCGACACCCGGCGTGATCGAGCCCGGTCTCGGCTTCCCGGCCATTACCGTTGCACCGGGTCAGTTTCTGCTCAAAGACATCGGGTTGCTTGCCGCTTCCATCTTCGTCGCCGGCCATTCCCTGACTGCGCTGGAAAACCGTTGAACCGATGACTTTTCTCTTGGAACGGCCTGAAGCGATTCATTGCTTTCAGGCCGTTGCCCCATCTCCTTGTCCTGCCGATTCTTTCATCCAGCCCCGTGGACTGCACCCCGTCTTGCGCCGAAACGCGCGTGCCAGCGCCGAGGGACTTTCATAACCGACCTCGGCGGCGATGAGCGTAATCGGTCGACCTTCACGCAGGCGCTTTTGCGCCAGGCTGATCCGCCAGCTCAACAGATAATCTGCCGGCGTCTGCCCGATGACCGCCCGGAAATGCACGGCATAGGCCGCGCGCGACATGTTCGACGCGCTCGCCAGTTCCGCCACCGACCAGGCATGCTGAGGTGCGTTGTGCATCTGCACTAGCGAGCGCGCCAGCCGCCCATCGGCCAGTCCAGCCATCATCCCGGTGCGTAACTGCCGATGGTCGAGCAGGTGCCGAAACAACAATATGATCAGCAGCTCGAACAAGCGATCCAGCGCTGCCTCCCGACCACAATGTCCGCCTGCCGCCTCATCGAACATCCATTTCAGTGTCTCGGCCAGCAGCGGCAGCTCATCCAGGGACAACACCAGGATATCGGGTAACGACGCCGACAACGGGTTATCGACGCCCCCCTCGAACTGCATGGCCGCACACAACAGCTGGGCCCCTTCCGGCTCGCCGGCGAACAGTTGATGCCGGCTTGGACGTGGCAGGAAAATCAGGCTGGGTCGAGTCAGCAAAAGGTCCTTTCGATCAGGCCCCAGCAGCGTGACGGTACCTGCCTGGAGCAAGTGAATATGGCCGCGCTGGTCAGCACCGTCGTATGACGCCATGCCGCAAAGCTTGCCGTTGTAAAACAGATTTGCGCGCACGCCGAACTGCGAGAACAACGTAGACAGGCGATCCATGGGCGATCTCGTTGCGAGATATAGACGCTCAGTAGCATATCACCGACCATTCGATCCCGTTTGGCGCCGTCCGCGACTGGAGTGCACGCTGTCCATTGGTCGAGACCATTTGCTCTACAGACTCAATAAAACTATATTTGATTCTATAGATTACTCAGGAGCAATCAGATATGGCCCTCGCTCTCCAGGAACAGGCATTCACCAAGCACCAGTGCGTGACGGGTTTGCGTGCGGCGGTTGGCATTCTCGAAAAGTGGGCCGCGTCCGGCGATCAGGCCTGCCGCATCCTGCGCATTTCCCGCAGCACCTACACCCGCGCCCGGCAGCGCGATCCCGACTGGGCCGTGACGCTGGACTCGGACCAGATGCAGCGCATCAGTTTTGTGCTCAACATCCACGCCGCGCTGCGCCTGGTCTTCGATAACCCGGAAAATGTCTATGGTTTTCCATCGATGGCCAACGACAACGAGTTTTTCAATGGGCGCAGCCCGCTCGAGATCATGTCCCAGGGCGATATGATTTCCCTGTATGAAACCTTTCGGCGCATTGACGTGCTGCGGGGTGCGCAATGGTGAGGCTGGGCGAACTGGCAGCGCTTGCCGGCGAGCAATTACAGGCTTACCGACTGGTCAATTCGAAGTTTCCGCCTATCGCGTTGTTTGACGATGTCGCGGATGCGGACGAGTTTGAGGTGCTGTATCAGATCCAGGCGCTGACCAATCCCAGGCTGAAAAATGAAGTGGGTCACCTTGAGTTGATTCCACGGGCAGAGATCCCCTTCGGCATACCTGGCTGCTCCTACGCGACCGCGCCTTTTACCCACGTCAACCCGGCGGGCTCGCGGTTCAGCGATGGCAGTTTTGGCGTGCTGTACCTGGCGGACTCCATGGAAACGGCGCTGGCTGAAGTCCGGCATCACCAAAGTCTGTATTGGTCGAATGTGCCGAGCCTCAACTACGAGCGGTTTGTTTTTCGTGGGTTGTCCTGTTCCTTTGTCGACGTGGGGATGAAGGATGCCGCGGCCATCCCGATGACCGATCCTGTCTATGCCCCTGACGATTACACCGATTCCCGTCGTCTGGGGAAGTCCGTCAAGGAGGCCGGCTGTCCCGGCATTCGCTACAACTCCGTGCGCCTGCAGGGCAGTCATTGCTGGGCGCTGATGACGCCACGACCGGTGTTATCGGTGATTCAAACGGCGCATTACGAGATGGTCTGGAATGGGCAGCTCACCAGTGTCA
Encoded here:
- a CDS encoding AzlD domain-containing protein; the encoded protein is MSDLALWGLFLAVGVGTFAMRLSFVELYGRLRIPSVLSRALLYVPASVLAALVLPAVVYPNGQGAFVLNNPQIPAAIIAAWVAWQTRNTVLTLVVGMGALWLFRFIGL
- a CDS encoding AzlC family ABC transporter permease — protein: MPYRTGREAFMQGVRALIPLVPGVVPFGLLTGVMAINMGLSPGTTMGMTLLFYSGSAQMVALQLLHTGVVPLAIVITALVINLRFIMYSASLAPYLHHLSRRWTWPLSYMLSDQSYALCSLKLSSGELGRFAHHYYAGTAVAMWLSWQLSVLAGIYLGASIPETWSLSFAIPLSFLALLVPGIRSAATLGAATVGGLLAVVAVNMPYNLGLVTASIGGVMAGLLIESIRKRPLSTALTPDVERETQ
- a CDS encoding LysR family transcriptional regulator; this encodes MAKSPQPDQALLSMPSFKAMRSFVAAAKYRNFTRAAEALCVTQAAISRQIRELELYLDTELFIRTGREVRLTASGTALFDAAQLSLLNIFQATERIRREKSDKRTLTLCCSPAFSTLWLSHRLKDFFSANPDVDLNVITTQHFLAMEPGINPDIFVTQTSDLRPGYLRIPLFNEVVYPVCTPKYLEAHPELSTLEGMRNSVLLDLNPYGRSQLSEQVDWNVWFAFHSHDLQIPASESPHYFSSNDYSLLVQMALDDQGLALGWDHLVRHLVQQGRLVRPVTEELTLREAVQYLMINEKKAEDPACGRLKDWLIARFE
- a CDS encoding YSC84-related protein; the protein is MTQSMRFFLSIVLATASLASASLLNTAGAATAEDLDADSRQALQTLYKTTPFAETISKNAKAILIFPKIIKAGLVFGGSYGEGTLIKGNKVEAYYNSVTGSWGLQAGAQSYGYALFLMTDKAVNYVRESKGWEVGVGPTVVVVDEGVAKNLSSSTLKDDAYAFIFGQQGLMAGVSIEGTKISLIKR
- a CDS encoding helix-turn-helix transcriptional regulator, which produces MDRLSTLFSQFGVRANLFYNGKLCGMASYDGADQRGHIHLLQAGTVTLLGPDRKDLLLTRPSLIFLPRPSRHQLFAGEPEGAQLLCAAMQFEGGVDNPLSASLPDILVLSLDELPLLAETLKWMFDEAAGGHCGREAALDRLFELLIILLFRHLLDHRQLRTGMMAGLADGRLARSLVQMHNAPQHAWSVAELASASNMSRAAYAVHFRAVIGQTPADYLLSWRISLAQKRLREGRPITLIAAEVGYESPSALARAFRRKTGCSPRGWMKESAGQGDGATA
- a CDS encoding YkgB family protein, whose protein sequence is MTTLNIENDRIIDTSKKLSLGARTTALGTYGVFFALAVIYFWFGGMKFTHYEAQGLVPLVSNSPFLGWVYEIFSVDTFSSLLGVLEVSIGVLIAGWLLSPKLSLIGGVLSAGLFFTTLSFMFSTPGVIEPGLGFPAITVAPGQFLLKDIGLLAASIFVAGHSLTALENR
- a CDS encoding substrate binding domain-containing protein produces the protein MTSVQRLNLPSSLITFGRSSRKSASALGCSARESQLGRAGRKVFMRLYPDLKIDLTLTDAIVDIRHERIDVAIRSGALSDPSLVAHKLSANERLVCASPAYLEAHGVPAEPGELADHPCLKLNFESRFNDWEFRTSTSRTIPIEGGFTCNSLDAIRTLCLAGTGIARLPRYMVNEDVQAGRLIPLLQAFSSPSTSAIYALRAAGDYVPAKTRVFIAFLAERLTAACLNEHPSSRQP
- a CDS encoding Fic family protein, whose protein sequence is MSLITSKSWLDPILPESLPPSIIALADALPRKTQFLAGRLPPETAARLGRLLQITNTYYSNLIEGQYTEPADMQRAQAAPVKDRKQLKNLAVEQMAVQALFERALRQRAPFAWGDMFAPELVSTAHKRLFREASETERTLSDGSIMQPGILRSGTGQNVVVGNHDAPDASAVDGMLQHLQAGFGRQTDSRRQLISALAYHHHLAWVHPFADGNGRVARLVTHLQLVSLGLKPTLWSLSRGLARQHQSYYSALTMADRRREGDLDGRGQLSQRRYFEFIEFMLQVCHDQVDYMTAAVNPSQLRERVIRAFRYNEKLQQQGIRPESAPAIIALITQGSLPRNEIKAFTGLSSRLAIDELSQLIKVGLVESQTPKSRMVTPGLPAWFAQDIFPDLHRRFQ
- a CDS encoding RES family NAD+ phosphorylase codes for the protein MVRLGELAALAGEQLQAYRLVNSKFPPIALFDDVADADEFEVLYQIQALTNPRLKNEVGHLELIPRAEIPFGIPGCSYATAPFTHVNPAGSRFSDGSFGVLYLADSMETALAEVRHHQSLYWSNVPSLNYERFVFRGLSCSFVDVGMKDAAAIPMTDPVYAPDDYTDSRRLGKSVKEAGCPGIRYNSVRLQGSHCWALMTPRPVLSVIQTAHYEMVWNGQLTSVNKISEA